The Helicoverpa armigera isolate CAAS_96S chromosome 18, ASM3070526v1, whole genome shotgun sequence genome segment ATATCTTCTACTTGTATTTCAGTATTGAAATGGAAGTGTATACCGAACTGCAACTTATTTAATATGACAAAATAGGTATCTATAAAGCTAATAGTAAATTGTTACATCcttaaaatcaaataagtaaatattttatgtttcaggTTCTTTGTGCATTATCTTTTTATGCCAATGGTTCATATCAGCGAATAGTGGGAATGGCTAAATATTTGGGCCAAACAACAGTGAGCAAATGTGTGAAGGAAGTCACTGATGCTCTTGTAACTCCTGCAATCCTTAACACCTTTATAAGATTCCCCAGTACTCGAGCTGAAAGAGACCTAGTAAAAGCAAGTTAGTATGAACATTGTGATAGGTATCTATGAGGGGAAATgtatctaagtattttttttgtagaagtaCGTTTAAAACATAGTGTTATTGTATactttttaacattaatttctaATACTAACATATGATTgcctattaaaatatatttatttttgtcttacaGCTTTTTTGCGAAGTACGGTTTTCCTGGAGTTATAGGATGCATTGATGGATGCCATTTCCATATTTTTACACCCAGGAAAGaaattgaacatttattttactgtagaaaacattttcattcattaaatGTACAAATGGTAAGCATTTCGttttttgtaactatgtatgcgATTGAGCACTACTAATAACATACTAGCATTATGTATGTACCACTTTACTATGGCATACCAGTGTACCTACTAAtggttttatctttattttagaTATGTGATAGTGACGGCCGAATTCTAAATGTGAATGCAAAATATGGAGGAGCCACCCACGACGCTTTCATATGGGAAAATAGCCTAGCTAATAACTACATGCAGGAGTTACATCGAAATAATGAACATGTATGGTTATTAGGTTAGTAACAATCAAGTAAATTCATCcatctacataaataataaaattgatttgccGAATATATTTGTAATTGTAATCTAATGTAGACGTATAATTTTCAAACGACTATACTGTAAATTGGATAATTCTTTGTTGTGTTCGTTTTAGTCAGGAACACGATTtttactaaactaaaataattaaaaaaatcggGTAAAAAATATGGGAACACAAAGTTTGCTAGGTCAGCTAGTTTACaagataattgaaaataaaaaaagattgaatatttaaaaattaaagttttgaatatttaCAGGTGATTCCGGCTATCCACAACGCCCCTGGTTAATGACACCAATTCCGGATGCTGCTGAAGGGACTCCAGCATACAAATACACAGCAGTCCATGGAAAGACGAGGGTGGCTATAGAAAATACTTTTGGCCGATTAAAAAACCGATGGCGTTGCTTATGTAAAGATCGCACACTCCACTATGGACCGGAGAAATGTGCAAAAATCATTACTGCGTGCAGTGTGTTGCATAATTTAGCCCTAAAATTTAACGTACCCGAACCGGAACAAGAACTCCAAAacatatctttatctttttctGACCATCTTTTTCAGGAAAATGGAGGAGATGACTTAATTAGGGGAAGGGCGATGAGGAATATTTTAGTAGATAGAATTAATAGATTACACTCATAACtttaattctttattaataattttaaaaattgcatttttataacaattaaaaaataaccttaatctaagtttttttttccatacaccTTACAAAAACTTC includes the following:
- the LOC135118141 gene encoding putative nuclease HARBI1 — its product is MQRPPLYERSTAYYFLAANLIENYGYQSRETREITRRAKLRNRINPLDINETEFKNRYRLNKEAFKFLCEQLKHKTSLTSSSRISLELKVLCALSFYANGSYQRIVGMAKYLGQTTVSKCVKEVTDALVTPAILNTFIRFPSTRAERDLVKASYFFAKYGFPGVIGCIDGCHFHIFTPRKEIEHLFYCRKHFHSLNVQMICDSDGRILNVNAKYGGATHDAFIWENSLANNYMQELHRNNEHVWLLGDSGYPQRPWLMTPIPDAAEGTPAYKYTAVHGKTRVAIENTFGRLKNRWRCLCKDRTLHYGPEKCAKIITACSVLHNLALKFNVPEPEQELQNISLSFSDHLFQENGGDDLIRGRAMRNILVDRINRLHS